One window of Triticum dicoccoides isolate Atlit2015 ecotype Zavitan chromosome 5A, WEW_v2.0, whole genome shotgun sequence genomic DNA carries:
- the LOC119303553 gene encoding tryptophan synthase alpha chain-like isoform X2, whose amino-acid sequence MAFALKASLSPSSSPPASLTAATPPVKPVFVRALATASVDPAMATPAALGRHAVRARAAATTLAPAPLPAGNGGLSVAKAMSRARDNGMTAFIPYITAGDPDLATTAEALRLLDACGADVIEVGMPFSNPYADGAVIQASAARALAAGATSDTVMAMLKEVTPELSCPVVIFSYFNPIERRGTGSFTAAAREAGVRGLIVPDLPYTEASVLSIEAKKNEIELVLLTTPTTKAERMNEITSASEGFVYLVSINGLTGARPSVNPHVKDLLREIKQVTDKAVAVGFGISTPDHVRQVAQWGADGVIIGSAMVKQLGEANSPREGLKRLEVYARSLKDALHAVICTI is encoded by the exons ATGGCTTTCGCGCTCAAGGCATCCCTCTCCCCGTCTTCCTCGCCCCCGGCGAGCCTCACAGCGGCCACACCGCCGGTGAAGCCTGTATTCGTCAGAGCCCTCGCCACGGCCTCGGTCGACCCAGCAATGGCCACGCCAGCCGCGCTGGGGAGGCATGCGGTCAGGGCGCGCGCGGCGGCGACCACGCTGGCCCCGGCGCCCCTGCCCGCCGGTAACGGCGGCCTGTCGGTAGCGAAGGCCATGTCCCGGGCCAGAGACAACGGCATG ACGGCGTTCATCCCGTACATCACCGCCGGCGACCCAGACCTGGCGACCACGGCGGAGGCGCTCAGGCTATTGGACGCCTGTGGCGCCGACGTCATCGAGGTGGGCATGCCGTTCTCCAACCCCTACGCCGACGGCGCCGTCATCCAGGCGTCCGCGGCGCGGGCGCTCGCGGCCGGCGCGACGTCGGACACCGTGATGGCGATGCTGAAAGAGGTGACGCCGGAGCTATCCTGCCCGGTGGTCATCTTCTCCTACTTCAACCCCATCGAGCGGCGGGGGACTGGGAGCTTCACCGCCGCGGCCAGAGAGGCCGGTGTACGAG GTCTTATAGTACCCGATCTTCCTTACACGGAGGCAAGTGTTCTGAGCATTGAAGCCAAGAAGAACGAGATCGAGCTG GTGCTGCTTACAACACCAACTACAAAGGCAGAGaggatgaatgagatcacatcagcTTCCGAAGGGTTTGTGTACCTT GTAAGTATCAACGGATTAACAGGGGCCCGCCCAAGTGTGAATCCGCACGTTAAGGATCTTCTCAGGGAGATTAAGCAG GTCACTGACAAAGCAGTTGCTGTTGGATTTGGCATATCCACCCCTGACCATGTTAGGCAG GTTGCTCAGTGGGGTGCAGACGGTGTGATAATCGGCAGTGCGATGGTGAAGCAGCTAGGTGAAGCAAATTCTCCGAGAGAAGGATTAAAGAGGCTGGAAGTATATGCCAGGAGTCTCAAGGATGCACTGCATGCCGTGATATGTACAATATAG
- the LOC119303553 gene encoding tryptophan synthase alpha chain-like isoform X1 — protein sequence MAFALKASLSPSSSPPASLTAATPPVKPVFVRALATASVDPAMATPAALGRHAVRARAAATTLAPAPLPAGNGGLSVAKAMSRARDNGMTAFIPYITAGDPDLATTAEALRLLDACGADVIEVGMPFSNPYADGAVIQASAARALAAGATSDTVMAMLKEVTPELSCPVVIFSYFNPIERRGTGSFTAAAREAGVRGLIVPDLPYTEASVLSIEAKKNEIELVLLTTPTTKAERMNEITSASEGFVYLVSINGLTGARPSVNPHVKDLLREIKQVTDKAVAVGFGISTPDHVRQVINKVAQWGADGVIIGSAMVKQLGEANSPREGLKRLEVYARSLKDALHAVICTI from the exons ATGGCTTTCGCGCTCAAGGCATCCCTCTCCCCGTCTTCCTCGCCCCCGGCGAGCCTCACAGCGGCCACACCGCCGGTGAAGCCTGTATTCGTCAGAGCCCTCGCCACGGCCTCGGTCGACCCAGCAATGGCCACGCCAGCCGCGCTGGGGAGGCATGCGGTCAGGGCGCGCGCGGCGGCGACCACGCTGGCCCCGGCGCCCCTGCCCGCCGGTAACGGCGGCCTGTCGGTAGCGAAGGCCATGTCCCGGGCCAGAGACAACGGCATG ACGGCGTTCATCCCGTACATCACCGCCGGCGACCCAGACCTGGCGACCACGGCGGAGGCGCTCAGGCTATTGGACGCCTGTGGCGCCGACGTCATCGAGGTGGGCATGCCGTTCTCCAACCCCTACGCCGACGGCGCCGTCATCCAGGCGTCCGCGGCGCGGGCGCTCGCGGCCGGCGCGACGTCGGACACCGTGATGGCGATGCTGAAAGAGGTGACGCCGGAGCTATCCTGCCCGGTGGTCATCTTCTCCTACTTCAACCCCATCGAGCGGCGGGGGACTGGGAGCTTCACCGCCGCGGCCAGAGAGGCCGGTGTACGAG GTCTTATAGTACCCGATCTTCCTTACACGGAGGCAAGTGTTCTGAGCATTGAAGCCAAGAAGAACGAGATCGAGCTG GTGCTGCTTACAACACCAACTACAAAGGCAGAGaggatgaatgagatcacatcagcTTCCGAAGGGTTTGTGTACCTT GTAAGTATCAACGGATTAACAGGGGCCCGCCCAAGTGTGAATCCGCACGTTAAGGATCTTCTCAGGGAGATTAAGCAG GTCACTGACAAAGCAGTTGCTGTTGGATTTGGCATATCCACCCCTGACCATGTTAGGCAGGTAATAAACAAG GTTGCTCAGTGGGGTGCAGACGGTGTGATAATCGGCAGTGCGATGGTGAAGCAGCTAGGTGAAGCAAATTCTCCGAGAGAAGGATTAAAGAGGCTGGAAGTATATGCCAGGAGTCTCAAGGATGCACTGCATGCCGTGATATGTACAATATAG